Proteins encoded in a region of the Colius striatus isolate bColStr4 chromosome 18, bColStr4.1.hap1, whole genome shotgun sequence genome:
- the PECAM1 gene encoding platelet endothelial cell adhesion molecule isoform X1, translated as MYLALLVIFLQCSELYTEDRVFTFNTVEIKVQPSVKVQNGAPVSIICHADISKSTDFQMKHNFTIFKDGKLVFMTVSDRGDAQYDIPMARSSDTGDYECTVEAGGKTKSSSSVHVWVTGMTKPILTAEKKEVLEGEVVKLRCELPEEVPPLHFIFRKIKMNSTPKEKPVFEAYRNYSVVEFSVEEGDNILQFDCFAKRNVKLEFDSSEYSNKTLVTVREPFIKPTLKAKPLSNITEGDRIQLECSTVVARMRDIEIILQKNKTILSSVRDEKLLKYSTVATLEDSGEYLCKVEQGRASKSTKLNIVVSELFPKPILAASMNNLDENKELTLSCSVNGFRRANFSILRKNPHGDTLLRNSRNFTMRASVSDTGSYTCKAEVKGIVKESKPVRINVYAPVSKPTLSVVSGLPEVVLGKPLQLICRSAMGTPPITFTFYKGNEVKKIVTNDTYATFLDENIKHNDKRGYRCDARNNHSSSMKTSNVLNVTVIVPIRNASLGSIPNGQVEDGSEVAFLCSVNEGSWPIRFRLYRKANQEDLISEKNESADRVVWHKDGMSRQDTGSYYCVASNRANVDVKSRPITINVILATWQKGVIAAFVLIPMAGAVALALWWFLFKKKKAKGPSMEMSGPPLAPNLTTDKLSRQHNDGDYYSGSGYIEDNENHMKSTDESKGPDLESAEVEYTEVEVSTLDPHRAPVLKGTETVYSEIRKANNDSVENRHSRIQGHPDAT; from the exons ATGTATCTTGCTCTTCTGGTGATTTTCTTGCAGT gttcaGAACTTTACACTGAGGACAGAG ttttTACTTTCAACACAGTTGAAATCAAGGTTCAGCCATCTGTCAAAGTACAGAATGGAGCTCCTGTGTCAATTATCTGCCATGCTGATATTAGCAAAAGTACTGATTTCCAGATGAAGCATAACTTTACAATTTTTAAGGATGGCAAGCTTGTGTTCATGACCGTGTCAGACAGAGGAGATGCACAATATGACATACCTATGGCTAGATCTTCAGATACAGGAGACTACGAATGTACCGTGGAAGCAGGTGGAAAGACAAAGTCTAGTAGCTCCGTACATGTTTGGGTAACAG gAATGACCAAGCCAATCCTGACTgctgagaaaaaagaagttttagaGGGTGAAGTTGTGAAATTACGCTGTGAGCTGCCAGAAGAAGTACCtcctttgcatttcatttttcgGAAGATAAAGATGAATTCCACACCGAAGGAGAAACCTGTGTTCGAAGCATACAGGAATTATTCTGTAGTGGAATTTTCTGTTGAAGAGGGAGATAATATTTTGCAATTTGATTGCTTTGCTAAGAGAAATGTAAAACTCGAATTTGACAGCTCAGAATACAGCAACAAAACACTTGTTACTGTCAGGG AACCTTTTATAAAGCCTACTCTGAAAGCCAAGCCCTTGAGTAATATTACAGAAGGAGACAGGATACAGTTGGAATGCTCAACTGTGGTAGCCCGAATGCGTGACATTGAAATCATactccagaaaaacaaaaccatactGAGCAGTGTGCGGGATGAGAAACTCTTGAAGTACTCTACAGTAGCTACTCTAGAGGACAGTGGTGAATACCTGTGTAAAGTGGAGCAAGGGAGAGCATCTAAAAGCACGAAACTGAATATTGTTGTGTCAG AGTTATTCCCCAAGCCAATATTGGCTGCTTCTATGAACAATCTGgatgaaaacaaagaattaaCCTTGAGCTGCAGCGTTAACGGTTTCCGGAGAGCCAACTTCTCCATCCTAAGGAAAAATCCACATGGAGACACCTTGCTGAGAAATTCTAGAAACTTCACAATGAGAGCTAGTGTCAGTGATACTGGATCCTATACCTGTAAAGCTGAAGTAAAAGGAATAGTCAAGGAGAGCAAACCTGTAAGGATAAATGTTTATG CTCCAGTCTCCAAGCCAACTCTTTCTGTTGTCAGTGGTTTACCAGAGGTGGTGCTGGGGAAGCCTCTACAGTTGATCTGCCGCTCAGCCATGGGAACGCCACCAATAACATTCACATTCTACAAAGGAAATGAAGTTAAGAAAATAGTGACTAATGACACATATGCTACGTTCCTGGatgaaaatattaaacacaATGACAAAAGAGGGTACAGATGTGATGCTAGAAATAATCACTCTAGTAGTATGAAAACTAGCAACGTCCTAAACGTCACAGTCATAG TACCAATCAGGAATGCTAGCTTGGGCAGTATTCCGAATGGACAAGTGGAAGATGGCAGTGAggttgcttttctctgctctgtgaaTGAAGGATCTTGGCCAATCCGCTTCAGGCTTTACAGAAAAGCCAATCAGGAAGATCttatctctgaaaaaaatgaaagtgcaGACAGGGTTGTGTGGCACAAGGATGGGATGAGCAGGCAGGACACGGGGAGTTATTACTGTGTGGCTTCTAATCGAGCTAACGTGGATGTGAAAAGCCGCCCAATAACCATCAACG TCATCTTAGCGACTTGGCAGAAAGGAGTCATTGCTGCATTTGTGCTAATACCCATGGCAGGAGCTGTAGCTCTggctttgtggtggtttttgtttaagaagaaaaaag CTAAAGGACCATCCATGGAGATGTCTGG TCCTCCCTTGGCTCCAAATTTGACAACTGACAAACTGTCAAGGCAGCACAACGATGGAGACTACTATTCAG GATCAGGTTACATTGAAGACAATGAAAACCACATGAAATCAACAGATGAGAGTAAAG
- the PECAM1 gene encoding platelet endothelial cell adhesion molecule isoform X5, translated as MYLALLVIFLQCSELYTEDRVFTFNTVEIKVQPSVKVQNGAPVSIICHADISKSTDFQMKHNFTIFKDGKLVFMTVSDRGDAQYDIPMARSSDTGDYECTVEAGGKTKSSSSVHVWVTGMTKPILTAEKKEVLEGEVVKLRCELPEEVPPLHFIFRKIKMNSTPKEKPVFEAYRNYSVVEFSVEEGDNILQFDCFAKRNVKLEFDSSEYSNKTLVTVREPFIKPTLKAKPLSNITEGDRIQLECSTVVARMRDIEIILQKNKTILSSVRDEKLLKYSTVATLEDSGEYLCKVEQGRASKSTKLNIVVSELFPKPILAASMNNLDENKELTLSCSVNGFRRANFSILRKNPHGDTLLRNSRNFTMRASVSDTGSYTCKAEVKGIVKESKPVRINVYAPVSKPTLSVVSGLPEVVLGKPLQLICRSAMGTPPITFTFYKGNEVKKIVTNDTYATFLDENIKHNDKRGYRCDARNNHSSSMKTSNVLNVTVIVPIRNASLGSIPNGQVEDGSEVAFLCSVNEGSWPIRFRLYRKANQEDLISEKNESADRVVWHKDGMSRQDTGSYYCVASNRANVDVKSRPITINVILATWQKGVIAAFVLIPMAGAVALALWWFLFKKKKAKGPSMEMSGPPLAPNLTTDKLSRQHNDGDYYSGSGYIEDNENHMKSTDESKGPDLESAEVEYTEVEVSTLDPHRDSVENRHSKNKYLQ; from the exons ATGTATCTTGCTCTTCTGGTGATTTTCTTGCAGT gttcaGAACTTTACACTGAGGACAGAG ttttTACTTTCAACACAGTTGAAATCAAGGTTCAGCCATCTGTCAAAGTACAGAATGGAGCTCCTGTGTCAATTATCTGCCATGCTGATATTAGCAAAAGTACTGATTTCCAGATGAAGCATAACTTTACAATTTTTAAGGATGGCAAGCTTGTGTTCATGACCGTGTCAGACAGAGGAGATGCACAATATGACATACCTATGGCTAGATCTTCAGATACAGGAGACTACGAATGTACCGTGGAAGCAGGTGGAAAGACAAAGTCTAGTAGCTCCGTACATGTTTGGGTAACAG gAATGACCAAGCCAATCCTGACTgctgagaaaaaagaagttttagaGGGTGAAGTTGTGAAATTACGCTGTGAGCTGCCAGAAGAAGTACCtcctttgcatttcatttttcgGAAGATAAAGATGAATTCCACACCGAAGGAGAAACCTGTGTTCGAAGCATACAGGAATTATTCTGTAGTGGAATTTTCTGTTGAAGAGGGAGATAATATTTTGCAATTTGATTGCTTTGCTAAGAGAAATGTAAAACTCGAATTTGACAGCTCAGAATACAGCAACAAAACACTTGTTACTGTCAGGG AACCTTTTATAAAGCCTACTCTGAAAGCCAAGCCCTTGAGTAATATTACAGAAGGAGACAGGATACAGTTGGAATGCTCAACTGTGGTAGCCCGAATGCGTGACATTGAAATCATactccagaaaaacaaaaccatactGAGCAGTGTGCGGGATGAGAAACTCTTGAAGTACTCTACAGTAGCTACTCTAGAGGACAGTGGTGAATACCTGTGTAAAGTGGAGCAAGGGAGAGCATCTAAAAGCACGAAACTGAATATTGTTGTGTCAG AGTTATTCCCCAAGCCAATATTGGCTGCTTCTATGAACAATCTGgatgaaaacaaagaattaaCCTTGAGCTGCAGCGTTAACGGTTTCCGGAGAGCCAACTTCTCCATCCTAAGGAAAAATCCACATGGAGACACCTTGCTGAGAAATTCTAGAAACTTCACAATGAGAGCTAGTGTCAGTGATACTGGATCCTATACCTGTAAAGCTGAAGTAAAAGGAATAGTCAAGGAGAGCAAACCTGTAAGGATAAATGTTTATG CTCCAGTCTCCAAGCCAACTCTTTCTGTTGTCAGTGGTTTACCAGAGGTGGTGCTGGGGAAGCCTCTACAGTTGATCTGCCGCTCAGCCATGGGAACGCCACCAATAACATTCACATTCTACAAAGGAAATGAAGTTAAGAAAATAGTGACTAATGACACATATGCTACGTTCCTGGatgaaaatattaaacacaATGACAAAAGAGGGTACAGATGTGATGCTAGAAATAATCACTCTAGTAGTATGAAAACTAGCAACGTCCTAAACGTCACAGTCATAG TACCAATCAGGAATGCTAGCTTGGGCAGTATTCCGAATGGACAAGTGGAAGATGGCAGTGAggttgcttttctctgctctgtgaaTGAAGGATCTTGGCCAATCCGCTTCAGGCTTTACAGAAAAGCCAATCAGGAAGATCttatctctgaaaaaaatgaaagtgcaGACAGGGTTGTGTGGCACAAGGATGGGATGAGCAGGCAGGACACGGGGAGTTATTACTGTGTGGCTTCTAATCGAGCTAACGTGGATGTGAAAAGCCGCCCAATAACCATCAACG TCATCTTAGCGACTTGGCAGAAAGGAGTCATTGCTGCATTTGTGCTAATACCCATGGCAGGAGCTGTAGCTCTggctttgtggtggtttttgtttaagaagaaaaaag CTAAAGGACCATCCATGGAGATGTCTGG TCCTCCCTTGGCTCCAAATTTGACAACTGACAAACTGTCAAGGCAGCACAACGATGGAGACTACTATTCAG GATCAGGTTACATTGAAGACAATGAAAACCACATGAAATCAACAGATGAGAGTAAAG
- the PECAM1 gene encoding platelet endothelial cell adhesion molecule isoform X10 codes for MYLALLVIFLQCSELYTEDRVFTFNTVEIKVQPSVKVQNGAPVSIICHADISKSTDFQMKHNFTIFKDGKLVFMTVSDRGDAQYDIPMARSSDTGDYECTVEAGGKTKSSSSVHVWVTGMTKPILTAEKKEVLEGEVVKLRCELPEEVPPLHFIFRKIKMNSTPKEKPVFEAYRNYSVVEFSVEEGDNILQFDCFAKRNVKLEFDSSEYSNKTLVTVREPFIKPTLKAKPLSNITEGDRIQLECSTVVARMRDIEIILQKNKTILSSVRDEKLLKYSTVATLEDSGEYLCKVEQGRASKSTKLNIVVSELFPKPILAASMNNLDENKELTLSCSVNGFRRANFSILRKNPHGDTLLRNSRNFTMRASVSDTGSYTCKAEVKGIVKESKPVRINVYAPVSKPTLSVVSGLPEVVLGKPLQLICRSAMGTPPITFTFYKGNEVKKIVTNDTYATFLDENIKHNDKRGYRCDARNNHSSSMKTSNVLNVTVIVPIRNASLGSIPNGQVEDGSEVAFLCSVNEGSWPIRFRLYRKANQEDLISEKNESADRVVWHKDGMSRQDTGSYYCVASNRANVDVKSRPITINVILATWQKGVIAAFVLIPMAGAVALALWWFLFKKKKAKGPSMEMSGPPLAPNLTTDKLSRQHNDGDYYSGSGYIEDNENHMKSTDESKVATGSGPQFK; via the exons ATGTATCTTGCTCTTCTGGTGATTTTCTTGCAGT gttcaGAACTTTACACTGAGGACAGAG ttttTACTTTCAACACAGTTGAAATCAAGGTTCAGCCATCTGTCAAAGTACAGAATGGAGCTCCTGTGTCAATTATCTGCCATGCTGATATTAGCAAAAGTACTGATTTCCAGATGAAGCATAACTTTACAATTTTTAAGGATGGCAAGCTTGTGTTCATGACCGTGTCAGACAGAGGAGATGCACAATATGACATACCTATGGCTAGATCTTCAGATACAGGAGACTACGAATGTACCGTGGAAGCAGGTGGAAAGACAAAGTCTAGTAGCTCCGTACATGTTTGGGTAACAG gAATGACCAAGCCAATCCTGACTgctgagaaaaaagaagttttagaGGGTGAAGTTGTGAAATTACGCTGTGAGCTGCCAGAAGAAGTACCtcctttgcatttcatttttcgGAAGATAAAGATGAATTCCACACCGAAGGAGAAACCTGTGTTCGAAGCATACAGGAATTATTCTGTAGTGGAATTTTCTGTTGAAGAGGGAGATAATATTTTGCAATTTGATTGCTTTGCTAAGAGAAATGTAAAACTCGAATTTGACAGCTCAGAATACAGCAACAAAACACTTGTTACTGTCAGGG AACCTTTTATAAAGCCTACTCTGAAAGCCAAGCCCTTGAGTAATATTACAGAAGGAGACAGGATACAGTTGGAATGCTCAACTGTGGTAGCCCGAATGCGTGACATTGAAATCATactccagaaaaacaaaaccatactGAGCAGTGTGCGGGATGAGAAACTCTTGAAGTACTCTACAGTAGCTACTCTAGAGGACAGTGGTGAATACCTGTGTAAAGTGGAGCAAGGGAGAGCATCTAAAAGCACGAAACTGAATATTGTTGTGTCAG AGTTATTCCCCAAGCCAATATTGGCTGCTTCTATGAACAATCTGgatgaaaacaaagaattaaCCTTGAGCTGCAGCGTTAACGGTTTCCGGAGAGCCAACTTCTCCATCCTAAGGAAAAATCCACATGGAGACACCTTGCTGAGAAATTCTAGAAACTTCACAATGAGAGCTAGTGTCAGTGATACTGGATCCTATACCTGTAAAGCTGAAGTAAAAGGAATAGTCAAGGAGAGCAAACCTGTAAGGATAAATGTTTATG CTCCAGTCTCCAAGCCAACTCTTTCTGTTGTCAGTGGTTTACCAGAGGTGGTGCTGGGGAAGCCTCTACAGTTGATCTGCCGCTCAGCCATGGGAACGCCACCAATAACATTCACATTCTACAAAGGAAATGAAGTTAAGAAAATAGTGACTAATGACACATATGCTACGTTCCTGGatgaaaatattaaacacaATGACAAAAGAGGGTACAGATGTGATGCTAGAAATAATCACTCTAGTAGTATGAAAACTAGCAACGTCCTAAACGTCACAGTCATAG TACCAATCAGGAATGCTAGCTTGGGCAGTATTCCGAATGGACAAGTGGAAGATGGCAGTGAggttgcttttctctgctctgtgaaTGAAGGATCTTGGCCAATCCGCTTCAGGCTTTACAGAAAAGCCAATCAGGAAGATCttatctctgaaaaaaatgaaagtgcaGACAGGGTTGTGTGGCACAAGGATGGGATGAGCAGGCAGGACACGGGGAGTTATTACTGTGTGGCTTCTAATCGAGCTAACGTGGATGTGAAAAGCCGCCCAATAACCATCAACG TCATCTTAGCGACTTGGCAGAAAGGAGTCATTGCTGCATTTGTGCTAATACCCATGGCAGGAGCTGTAGCTCTggctttgtggtggtttttgtttaagaagaaaaaag CTAAAGGACCATCCATGGAGATGTCTGG TCCTCCCTTGGCTCCAAATTTGACAACTGACAAACTGTCAAGGCAGCACAACGATGGAGACTACTATTCAG GATCAGGTTACATTGAAGACAATGAAAACCACATGAAATCAACAGATGAGAGTAAAG
- the PECAM1 gene encoding platelet endothelial cell adhesion molecule isoform X6, with the protein MYLALLVIFLQCSELYTEDRVFTFNTVEIKVQPSVKVQNGAPVSIICHADISKSTDFQMKHNFTIFKDGKLVFMTVSDRGDAQYDIPMARSSDTGDYECTVEAGGKTKSSSSVHVWVTGMTKPILTAEKKEVLEGEVVKLRCELPEEVPPLHFIFRKIKMNSTPKEKPVFEAYRNYSVVEFSVEEGDNILQFDCFAKRNVKLEFDSSEYSNKTLVTVREPFIKPTLKAKPLSNITEGDRIQLECSTVVARMRDIEIILQKNKTILSSVRDEKLLKYSTVATLEDSGEYLCKVEQGRASKSTKLNIVVSELFPKPILAASMNNLDENKELTLSCSVNGFRRANFSILRKNPHGDTLLRNSRNFTMRASVSDTGSYTCKAEVKGIVKESKPVRINVYAPVSKPTLSVVSGLPEVVLGKPLQLICRSAMGTPPITFTFYKGNEVKKIVTNDTYATFLDENIKHNDKRGYRCDARNNHSSSMKTSNVLNVTVIVPIRNASLGSIPNGQVEDGSEVAFLCSVNEGSWPIRFRLYRKANQEDLISEKNESADRVVWHKDGMSRQDTGSYYCVASNRANVDVKSRPITINVILATWQKGVIAAFVLIPMAGAVALALWWFLFKKKKAKGPSMEMSGPPLAPNLTTDKLSRQHNDGDYYSGSGYIEDNENHMKSTDESKAPVLKGTETVYSEIRKANNDSVENRHSRIQGHPDAT; encoded by the exons ATGTATCTTGCTCTTCTGGTGATTTTCTTGCAGT gttcaGAACTTTACACTGAGGACAGAG ttttTACTTTCAACACAGTTGAAATCAAGGTTCAGCCATCTGTCAAAGTACAGAATGGAGCTCCTGTGTCAATTATCTGCCATGCTGATATTAGCAAAAGTACTGATTTCCAGATGAAGCATAACTTTACAATTTTTAAGGATGGCAAGCTTGTGTTCATGACCGTGTCAGACAGAGGAGATGCACAATATGACATACCTATGGCTAGATCTTCAGATACAGGAGACTACGAATGTACCGTGGAAGCAGGTGGAAAGACAAAGTCTAGTAGCTCCGTACATGTTTGGGTAACAG gAATGACCAAGCCAATCCTGACTgctgagaaaaaagaagttttagaGGGTGAAGTTGTGAAATTACGCTGTGAGCTGCCAGAAGAAGTACCtcctttgcatttcatttttcgGAAGATAAAGATGAATTCCACACCGAAGGAGAAACCTGTGTTCGAAGCATACAGGAATTATTCTGTAGTGGAATTTTCTGTTGAAGAGGGAGATAATATTTTGCAATTTGATTGCTTTGCTAAGAGAAATGTAAAACTCGAATTTGACAGCTCAGAATACAGCAACAAAACACTTGTTACTGTCAGGG AACCTTTTATAAAGCCTACTCTGAAAGCCAAGCCCTTGAGTAATATTACAGAAGGAGACAGGATACAGTTGGAATGCTCAACTGTGGTAGCCCGAATGCGTGACATTGAAATCATactccagaaaaacaaaaccatactGAGCAGTGTGCGGGATGAGAAACTCTTGAAGTACTCTACAGTAGCTACTCTAGAGGACAGTGGTGAATACCTGTGTAAAGTGGAGCAAGGGAGAGCATCTAAAAGCACGAAACTGAATATTGTTGTGTCAG AGTTATTCCCCAAGCCAATATTGGCTGCTTCTATGAACAATCTGgatgaaaacaaagaattaaCCTTGAGCTGCAGCGTTAACGGTTTCCGGAGAGCCAACTTCTCCATCCTAAGGAAAAATCCACATGGAGACACCTTGCTGAGAAATTCTAGAAACTTCACAATGAGAGCTAGTGTCAGTGATACTGGATCCTATACCTGTAAAGCTGAAGTAAAAGGAATAGTCAAGGAGAGCAAACCTGTAAGGATAAATGTTTATG CTCCAGTCTCCAAGCCAACTCTTTCTGTTGTCAGTGGTTTACCAGAGGTGGTGCTGGGGAAGCCTCTACAGTTGATCTGCCGCTCAGCCATGGGAACGCCACCAATAACATTCACATTCTACAAAGGAAATGAAGTTAAGAAAATAGTGACTAATGACACATATGCTACGTTCCTGGatgaaaatattaaacacaATGACAAAAGAGGGTACAGATGTGATGCTAGAAATAATCACTCTAGTAGTATGAAAACTAGCAACGTCCTAAACGTCACAGTCATAG TACCAATCAGGAATGCTAGCTTGGGCAGTATTCCGAATGGACAAGTGGAAGATGGCAGTGAggttgcttttctctgctctgtgaaTGAAGGATCTTGGCCAATCCGCTTCAGGCTTTACAGAAAAGCCAATCAGGAAGATCttatctctgaaaaaaatgaaagtgcaGACAGGGTTGTGTGGCACAAGGATGGGATGAGCAGGCAGGACACGGGGAGTTATTACTGTGTGGCTTCTAATCGAGCTAACGTGGATGTGAAAAGCCGCCCAATAACCATCAACG TCATCTTAGCGACTTGGCAGAAAGGAGTCATTGCTGCATTTGTGCTAATACCCATGGCAGGAGCTGTAGCTCTggctttgtggtggtttttgtttaagaagaaaaaag CTAAAGGACCATCCATGGAGATGTCTGG TCCTCCCTTGGCTCCAAATTTGACAACTGACAAACTGTCAAGGCAGCACAACGATGGAGACTACTATTCAG GATCAGGTTACATTGAAGACAATGAAAACCACATGAAATCAACAGATGAGAGTAAAG
- the PECAM1 gene encoding platelet endothelial cell adhesion molecule isoform X4, producing MYLALLVIFLQCSELYTEDRVFTFNTVEIKVQPSVKVQNGAPVSIICHADISKSTDFQMKHNFTIFKDGKLVFMTVSDRGDAQYDIPMARSSDTGDYECTVEAGGKTKSSSSVHVWVTGMTKPILTAEKKEVLEGEVVKLRCELPEEVPPLHFIFRKIKMNSTPKEKPVFEAYRNYSVVEFSVEEGDNILQFDCFAKRNVKLEFDSSEYSNKTLVTVREPFIKPTLKAKPLSNITEGDRIQLECSTVVARMRDIEIILQKNKTILSSVRDEKLLKYSTVATLEDSGEYLCKVEQGRASKSTKLNIVVSELFPKPILAASMNNLDENKELTLSCSVNGFRRANFSILRKNPHGDTLLRNSRNFTMRASVSDTGSYTCKAEVKGIVKESKPVRINVYAPVSKPTLSVVSGLPEVVLGKPLQLICRSAMGTPPITFTFYKGNEVKKIVTNDTYATFLDENIKHNDKRGYRCDARNNHSSSMKTSNVLNVTVIVPIRNASLGSIPNGQVEDGSEVAFLCSVNEGSWPIRFRLYRKANQEDLISEKNESADRVVWHKDGMSRQDTGSYYCVASNRANVDVKSRPITINVILATWQKGVIAAFVLIPMAGAVALALWWFLFKKKKAKGPSMEMSGPPLAPNLTTDKLSRQHNDGDYYSGSGYIEDNENHMKSTDESKGPDLESAEVEYTEVEVSTLDPHRDSVENRHSRIQGHPDAT from the exons ATGTATCTTGCTCTTCTGGTGATTTTCTTGCAGT gttcaGAACTTTACACTGAGGACAGAG ttttTACTTTCAACACAGTTGAAATCAAGGTTCAGCCATCTGTCAAAGTACAGAATGGAGCTCCTGTGTCAATTATCTGCCATGCTGATATTAGCAAAAGTACTGATTTCCAGATGAAGCATAACTTTACAATTTTTAAGGATGGCAAGCTTGTGTTCATGACCGTGTCAGACAGAGGAGATGCACAATATGACATACCTATGGCTAGATCTTCAGATACAGGAGACTACGAATGTACCGTGGAAGCAGGTGGAAAGACAAAGTCTAGTAGCTCCGTACATGTTTGGGTAACAG gAATGACCAAGCCAATCCTGACTgctgagaaaaaagaagttttagaGGGTGAAGTTGTGAAATTACGCTGTGAGCTGCCAGAAGAAGTACCtcctttgcatttcatttttcgGAAGATAAAGATGAATTCCACACCGAAGGAGAAACCTGTGTTCGAAGCATACAGGAATTATTCTGTAGTGGAATTTTCTGTTGAAGAGGGAGATAATATTTTGCAATTTGATTGCTTTGCTAAGAGAAATGTAAAACTCGAATTTGACAGCTCAGAATACAGCAACAAAACACTTGTTACTGTCAGGG AACCTTTTATAAAGCCTACTCTGAAAGCCAAGCCCTTGAGTAATATTACAGAAGGAGACAGGATACAGTTGGAATGCTCAACTGTGGTAGCCCGAATGCGTGACATTGAAATCATactccagaaaaacaaaaccatactGAGCAGTGTGCGGGATGAGAAACTCTTGAAGTACTCTACAGTAGCTACTCTAGAGGACAGTGGTGAATACCTGTGTAAAGTGGAGCAAGGGAGAGCATCTAAAAGCACGAAACTGAATATTGTTGTGTCAG AGTTATTCCCCAAGCCAATATTGGCTGCTTCTATGAACAATCTGgatgaaaacaaagaattaaCCTTGAGCTGCAGCGTTAACGGTTTCCGGAGAGCCAACTTCTCCATCCTAAGGAAAAATCCACATGGAGACACCTTGCTGAGAAATTCTAGAAACTTCACAATGAGAGCTAGTGTCAGTGATACTGGATCCTATACCTGTAAAGCTGAAGTAAAAGGAATAGTCAAGGAGAGCAAACCTGTAAGGATAAATGTTTATG CTCCAGTCTCCAAGCCAACTCTTTCTGTTGTCAGTGGTTTACCAGAGGTGGTGCTGGGGAAGCCTCTACAGTTGATCTGCCGCTCAGCCATGGGAACGCCACCAATAACATTCACATTCTACAAAGGAAATGAAGTTAAGAAAATAGTGACTAATGACACATATGCTACGTTCCTGGatgaaaatattaaacacaATGACAAAAGAGGGTACAGATGTGATGCTAGAAATAATCACTCTAGTAGTATGAAAACTAGCAACGTCCTAAACGTCACAGTCATAG TACCAATCAGGAATGCTAGCTTGGGCAGTATTCCGAATGGACAAGTGGAAGATGGCAGTGAggttgcttttctctgctctgtgaaTGAAGGATCTTGGCCAATCCGCTTCAGGCTTTACAGAAAAGCCAATCAGGAAGATCttatctctgaaaaaaatgaaagtgcaGACAGGGTTGTGTGGCACAAGGATGGGATGAGCAGGCAGGACACGGGGAGTTATTACTGTGTGGCTTCTAATCGAGCTAACGTGGATGTGAAAAGCCGCCCAATAACCATCAACG TCATCTTAGCGACTTGGCAGAAAGGAGTCATTGCTGCATTTGTGCTAATACCCATGGCAGGAGCTGTAGCTCTggctttgtggtggtttttgtttaagaagaaaaaag CTAAAGGACCATCCATGGAGATGTCTGG TCCTCCCTTGGCTCCAAATTTGACAACTGACAAACTGTCAAGGCAGCACAACGATGGAGACTACTATTCAG GATCAGGTTACATTGAAGACAATGAAAACCACATGAAATCAACAGATGAGAGTAAAG